One genomic region from Epinephelus moara isolate mb chromosome 8, YSFRI_EMoa_1.0, whole genome shotgun sequence encodes:
- the rnf10 gene encoding RING finger protein 10 isoform X1: protein MLESSTALYSELGPSTAHCTETNMEKNPNNSTNTKVPPRSSSTGPAPADSKPKTENKNNGGSKRYNRKREPSFPKTDSFQGPRHTNSQKSKNFDKRPPQRGGGRQYGVTGGGRREEVVETRRAEFSPAQFAGPKKISLNHLLNFTFEPRGGNGGIGDGGSSGWGRRNKWGHKHKPFNKELFLQANCQFVVTDDQDYKAHFTDPDTLVNWDCVQQVRIYSHEVPSCPICLYPPLAAHITRCGHIFCWPCMLHYLSLGDKSWSKCPICYEAVHTADLKSVVAMETRQYAVGDVITMRLMRREKGALVAMPSSQWVKVEEPVRFGDACLSPYSKLLLTSPAQVLSLLAEEKAVLQAQLSQEGDAQGCFIQSALCLLQEREEMLLKQQKANVEDSLDLSSLTLEEPSSPVEEVVSNISSTKPVLQYSSAFDDEVAEVPEDATAELPGFPESILESVLEELPEAMMDAAPEPQPDEEIPASQTDSGRPSTSVVHGPFYYFYQADDCQQMFLHPVNVRCLLREYGSLEASPDSITARVVEIVGHTVTEEIRRRHRYLAHLPLTCEFSICELALQPPILSKETLDTFADDLEKRKRLRQKKVRDEKRREKRIEIEENKKQGKYPEVHIGLENLHHFPAFGSPPHNSSPPVQPDFTFAPPSPLSSSPSSDGMRFPSLNAQSSSPIVGSVEDDSHCMSFAQMLRDGKARVDAGPRITPKKDKLLAPPSADSDGESDGSDRVPVPSFQNSFSQAFEKALLQLDNGAASPPQPVVDADERGGKKKKKKQKLLFSTSMVHTK from the exons atgcTAGAGAGCTCAACGGCTCTCTACTCGGAGCTCGGCCCCAGCACCGCTCACTGCACGGAGACAAACATGGAGAAAAACCCCAACAACAGCACCAATACCAAGGTTCCGCCTCGTTCCAGCTCCACAGGCCCAGCACCGGCAGACTCTAAACCCAAAACAG aaaataaaaataatggaggCTCTAAGCGCTACAACCGTAAGCGTGAGCCCTCCTTTCCTAAAACCGACAGTTTTCAAGGCCCTCGCCACACCAATTCACAGAAAAGCAAGAATTTTGACAAGAGACCCCCTCAGAGAGGTGGAGGACGACAATATGGAGTTACAGGTGGAGGACGACGTGAGGAG GTAGTAGAGACACGCCGGGCCGAGTTTAGCCCGGCTCAGTTTGCTGGACCGAAAAAAATAAGCCTCAACCACCTGCTGAACTTCACTTTTGAACCCCGTGGAGGTAATGGTGGCATCGGAGATGGAGGCTCCTCCGGTTGGGGCCGCCGAAACAAATGGGGCCACAAGCACAAGCCCTTCAACAAGGAGCTTTTTCTGCAGGCCAA ttgCCAGTTTGTGGTGACTGATGACCAGGACTATAAGGCTCACTTCACTGATCCAGACACTCTGGTCAACTGGGACTGTGTGCAGCAAGTG CGCATCTACAGTCATGAGGTGCCGTCTTGCCCTATCTGCCTCTACCCTCCTTTGGCAGCACACATCACCCGGTGTGGACACATCTTCTGCTGGCCATGCATGCTGCACTACCTGTCTCTTGGCGACAAGAGCTGGTCAAAGTGCCCCATCTGCTATGAGgcagttcacaccgctgaccTGAAGAG tgtggtTGCTATGGAGACCAGGCAGTATGCGGTCGGTGACGTAATCACCATGCGCCTGATGCGGAGGGAAAAGGGGGCTCTGGTGGCCATGCCGAGCTCTCAGTGGGTGAAGGTGGAGGAGCCTGTTCGCTTTGGAG ATGCGTGTCTAAGCCCGTACTCCAAGCTGCTGCTGACCTCCCCGGCACAGGTTCTGAGCCTGTTGGCAGAGGAGAAGGCTGTCCTGCAGGCTCAGCTGAGCCAAGAAGGGGATGCCCAAGGGTGTTTCATCCAGAGCGCCCTTTGTCTTTTGCAG GAGCGAGAGGAAATGCTTCTGAAGCAGCAGAAGGCAAATGTGGAAGACAGCCTTGATCTGTCCTCTCTAACTCTGGAAGAACCTTCTTCTCCTGTGGAGGAAGTGGTTTCTAACATCAGCAGCACCAAG CCTGTGCTGCAGTACTCCTCTGCATTTGATGACGAGGTGGCGGAGGTCCCAGAGGACGCCACTGCAGAGCTTCCAGGCTTTCCTGAAAGTATTTTGGAGAGTGTCCTAGAAGAGCTTCCAGAGGCTATGATGGATGCAGCCCCAGAGCCCCAGCCTGATGAGGAGATCCCTGCCAGCCAGACAGATTCAGGCCGCCCTTCAACCAGCGTGGTGCATGGACCCTTTTACTATTTCTACCAAG CTGATGACTGCCAGCAGATGTTCCTGCATCCTGTGAACGTACGCTGTCTGTTGCGTGAGTACGGCAGCTTGGAGGCCAGCCCTGACTCCATCACTGCCAGAGTGGTGGAGATAGTGGGACACACAGTCACTGAG GAGATCCGTCGTCGGCATCGCTATCTGGCTCATCTGCCTCTCACATGCGAGTTCAGCATCTGTGAATTAGCCCTGCAGCCACCAATCTTGTCCAAAGAAACCCTGGACACATTTGCAG ATGACTTGGAGAAGAGAAAGCGCCTGAGGCAGAAGAAAGTGAGGGATGAGAAGCGCAGGGAGAAGCGAATTGAAATTGAGGAGAACAAGAAGCAGGGTAAAT ATCCTGAGGTGCATATTGGATTGGAGAACCTTCACCATTTCCCAGCATTCGGGTCTCCTCCTCACAACAGCAGCCCCCCAGTACAGCCTGACTTTACATTTGCCCCCCCTTCACCCCTCAGCAGCAGTCCTTCCTCTG aTGGGATGAGATTCCCAAGTCTGAATGCGCAAAGCTCTTCACCTATTGTGGGTAGTGTGGAGGATGACTCCCACTGTATGTCCTTTGCACAG ATGCTAAGAGATGGGAAAGCCAGAGTTGATGCTGGGCCCAGGATCACTCCAAAGAAAG ATAAACTGCTAGCTCCCCCATCAGCAGACAGCGACGGAGAGAGTGACGGGTCCGACCGTGTCCCTGTGCCCAGCTTCCAAAACTCCTTCAGCCAGGCCTTTGAGAAGGCACTTCTGCAGCTGGACAATGGTGCAGCTTCTCCTCCACAACCTGTGGTCGATGCAG atgagagaggagggaaaaagaagaagaaaaagcagaAGCTTCTGTTCAGCACATCCATGGTTCACACAAAGTAG
- the rnf10 gene encoding RING finger protein 10 isoform X2 — MLESSTALYSELGPSTAHCTETNMEKNPNNSTNTKVPPRSSSTGPAPADSKPKTENKNNGGSKRYNRKREPSFPKTDSFQGPRHTNSQKSKNFDKRPPQRGGGRQYGVTGGGRREEVVETRRAEFSPAQFAGPKKISLNHLLNFTFEPRGGNGGIGDGGSSGWGRRNKWGHKHKPFNKELFLQANCQFVVTDDQDYKAHFTDPDTLVNWDCVQQVRIYSHEVPSCPICLYPPLAAHITRCGHIFCWPCMLHYLSLGDKSWSKCPICYEAVHTADLKSVVAMETRQYAVGDVITMRLMRREKGALVAMPSSQWVKVEEPVRFGDACLSPYSKLLLTSPAQVLSLLAEEKAVLQAQLSQEGDAQGCFIQSALCLLQEREEMLLKQQKANVEDSLDLSSLTLEEPSSPVEEVVSNISSTKPVLQYSSAFDDEVAEVPEDATAELPGFPESILESVLEELPEAMMDAAPEPQPDEEIPASQTDSGRPSTSVVHGPFYYFYQADDCQQMFLHPVNVRCLLREYGSLEASPDSITARVVEIVGHTVTEEIRRRHRYLAHLPLTCEFSICELALQPPILSKETLDTFADDLEKRKRLRQKKVRDEKRREKRIEIEENKKQGKYPEVHIGLENLHHFPAFGSPPHNSSPPVQPDFTFAPPSPLSSSPSSDKLLAPPSADSDGESDGSDRVPVPSFQNSFSQAFEKALLQLDNGAASPPQPVVDADERGGKKKKKKQKLLFSTSMVHTK; from the exons atgcTAGAGAGCTCAACGGCTCTCTACTCGGAGCTCGGCCCCAGCACCGCTCACTGCACGGAGACAAACATGGAGAAAAACCCCAACAACAGCACCAATACCAAGGTTCCGCCTCGTTCCAGCTCCACAGGCCCAGCACCGGCAGACTCTAAACCCAAAACAG aaaataaaaataatggaggCTCTAAGCGCTACAACCGTAAGCGTGAGCCCTCCTTTCCTAAAACCGACAGTTTTCAAGGCCCTCGCCACACCAATTCACAGAAAAGCAAGAATTTTGACAAGAGACCCCCTCAGAGAGGTGGAGGACGACAATATGGAGTTACAGGTGGAGGACGACGTGAGGAG GTAGTAGAGACACGCCGGGCCGAGTTTAGCCCGGCTCAGTTTGCTGGACCGAAAAAAATAAGCCTCAACCACCTGCTGAACTTCACTTTTGAACCCCGTGGAGGTAATGGTGGCATCGGAGATGGAGGCTCCTCCGGTTGGGGCCGCCGAAACAAATGGGGCCACAAGCACAAGCCCTTCAACAAGGAGCTTTTTCTGCAGGCCAA ttgCCAGTTTGTGGTGACTGATGACCAGGACTATAAGGCTCACTTCACTGATCCAGACACTCTGGTCAACTGGGACTGTGTGCAGCAAGTG CGCATCTACAGTCATGAGGTGCCGTCTTGCCCTATCTGCCTCTACCCTCCTTTGGCAGCACACATCACCCGGTGTGGACACATCTTCTGCTGGCCATGCATGCTGCACTACCTGTCTCTTGGCGACAAGAGCTGGTCAAAGTGCCCCATCTGCTATGAGgcagttcacaccgctgaccTGAAGAG tgtggtTGCTATGGAGACCAGGCAGTATGCGGTCGGTGACGTAATCACCATGCGCCTGATGCGGAGGGAAAAGGGGGCTCTGGTGGCCATGCCGAGCTCTCAGTGGGTGAAGGTGGAGGAGCCTGTTCGCTTTGGAG ATGCGTGTCTAAGCCCGTACTCCAAGCTGCTGCTGACCTCCCCGGCACAGGTTCTGAGCCTGTTGGCAGAGGAGAAGGCTGTCCTGCAGGCTCAGCTGAGCCAAGAAGGGGATGCCCAAGGGTGTTTCATCCAGAGCGCCCTTTGTCTTTTGCAG GAGCGAGAGGAAATGCTTCTGAAGCAGCAGAAGGCAAATGTGGAAGACAGCCTTGATCTGTCCTCTCTAACTCTGGAAGAACCTTCTTCTCCTGTGGAGGAAGTGGTTTCTAACATCAGCAGCACCAAG CCTGTGCTGCAGTACTCCTCTGCATTTGATGACGAGGTGGCGGAGGTCCCAGAGGACGCCACTGCAGAGCTTCCAGGCTTTCCTGAAAGTATTTTGGAGAGTGTCCTAGAAGAGCTTCCAGAGGCTATGATGGATGCAGCCCCAGAGCCCCAGCCTGATGAGGAGATCCCTGCCAGCCAGACAGATTCAGGCCGCCCTTCAACCAGCGTGGTGCATGGACCCTTTTACTATTTCTACCAAG CTGATGACTGCCAGCAGATGTTCCTGCATCCTGTGAACGTACGCTGTCTGTTGCGTGAGTACGGCAGCTTGGAGGCCAGCCCTGACTCCATCACTGCCAGAGTGGTGGAGATAGTGGGACACACAGTCACTGAG GAGATCCGTCGTCGGCATCGCTATCTGGCTCATCTGCCTCTCACATGCGAGTTCAGCATCTGTGAATTAGCCCTGCAGCCACCAATCTTGTCCAAAGAAACCCTGGACACATTTGCAG ATGACTTGGAGAAGAGAAAGCGCCTGAGGCAGAAGAAAGTGAGGGATGAGAAGCGCAGGGAGAAGCGAATTGAAATTGAGGAGAACAAGAAGCAGGGTAAAT ATCCTGAGGTGCATATTGGATTGGAGAACCTTCACCATTTCCCAGCATTCGGGTCTCCTCCTCACAACAGCAGCCCCCCAGTACAGCCTGACTTTACATTTGCCCCCCCTTCACCCCTCAGCAGCAGTCCTTCCTCTG ATAAACTGCTAGCTCCCCCATCAGCAGACAGCGACGGAGAGAGTGACGGGTCCGACCGTGTCCCTGTGCCCAGCTTCCAAAACTCCTTCAGCCAGGCCTTTGAGAAGGCACTTCTGCAGCTGGACAATGGTGCAGCTTCTCCTCCACAACCTGTGGTCGATGCAG atgagagaggagggaaaaagaagaagaaaaagcagaAGCTTCTGTTCAGCACATCCATGGTTCACACAAAGTAG
- the si:ch73-138n13.1 gene encoding titin homolog yields MAAEVEVQTGEVGRTVVGGRLHLSPLTDSSNKSLIEIPSINPSHIITPEPNKPVPGPKPRLTPKPFAVERNPTIKPILAPKPHTKPRPESTRLPGYKPELPPSPKPQQPVPAVKPRPVSTNPNRPAPTAFKTSNKLNAGQTTKPVVQPFKPAPSLDSGDPSKPIPPLAAERWKPGLSNLAYSKSLKQLPAAEWSGTTKNEDEKDQLTPSKGGTSITRAKSMGFLVQVGQEEEEKEKANPEAAVPLRPQPRSSRPRPVSAIFLDSPTKTETPVPAPRWARRPLSADLTAKFESIGLSLHRKTPKANTKENTPEEKALPLKREQEKTPKSTSPQSTDGVAPSAVSDQSNKKTEEMTVKETDEDKRAVSIKSRISLLLDSSSSPETVVIGQGSDLHSPVQPVPEPEPTVGVKQLIKQLTEDTTPTQSPVVKPPLRPRPLPLDLTKRFSSEWSPDLGSVSLSEAPDHHEISKDPQWRTEDSALTPSDQRTFVDLKDSQVQLKNASTPETPEAGQKFGATSKESGPSSDVQTVRASLFENVVERHSVLMVEDSKPSNKANDSLSSPSFKRGTGEDEGTLVTATYKEPVSPSSPLRVLHAFDTVQAVEENRAVSENIPSAQREDKAMTLRSRRSEGSRPVADRTGLAQGEPAVAAMPEPQPRYLRVGALPKWNNTGPEQEASVDKGMLKESQREGEVALHQDRGRHREAEQEEVAAAPKRLKMLQAEEQPKPRATYFALTGQIQEPVSPVDPGSKIEDMNVHFDEFSVRSAAGSSQGKVLPIKRNPSFEEAFGKTSQDQVEELMMRSHMSHREIRSALDRQTTEEMIEVEKKRELKKETERHMAKMRELEREKQRHLEMEKEAHLEFARMKEREMQREYERQRQKAFEKEKQEFEEKQRALELEKEKLQEIERKRQRELEKERQRQLEKEKQELERQKKIEREKLREQERDRQQELERQRQREEERQRELDKERKLLEIQKEKQRMEELERQQLLEFKKQKEKEKERQQILELEKQRLREKVEREEAEKIKQMALEQEMLRLRELEKERERQKEMERERQKEIEREKQREQERQRQRDLERERQRQLDIERQELENQRLRQREMEKEKQRKEELERFKEMERRQLLELEKQRQAERERQQIMELEKRRLRERMEREEAEKMRQIAKQQEAERQRLKEKQKKEEQERARLESSPLRPKVLDLDSVLRNDPFSKATPQRSDPSTRWKEPSPRAEESYKPAILDIDSFTSQSQLFPSKDLFPFSGIQGGDAGFGARLQPTPDVDVSWRVPPQTSLGFTSPVWTTSPQDPWELRPVEMSVDKPMAEPRKHGNKVSLEQLLLRQEERHLAPQRPWPAALDEPHQLAPLSWTEAKSGGSTGGLSSSASVEQIWLPRESRAQDSSGEVRSHRRSQGSQELNRMRSRSVSRRSAPSSVAVEGSLSRMRSRSAHREQDRNSWVQQKQSGSGDEEGKDSGTPARDTDSQYGTWETGLRTDDSLTPATPSSESNLSPSPRKPTPAHTPEDPASQFDTDTVNSLLPSSSSESQPLPFPDVPVTLLDTSALRSRAQLGKKRAPRTRPSRAARQSAPQREEETTEDWRYRDSTEAKVESKDADSDSEEQARGADSSPALSSQPQRIALFPGMDPSALKAQLKKRGDSDNQIDGASSSPSQLSRSPKSPFLARAARVLPPPGGKENGEEDSPQWLKELKSKKRLSQYENES; encoded by the exons ATGGCTGCTGAGGTAGAAGTTCAGACAGGGGAGGTGGGGAGGACGGTGGTGGGAGGACGACTTCATCTGAGTCCCCTGACTGATTCCAGCAATAAGAGCCTCATCGAGATCCCTTCTATCAACCCATCCCATATCATCACTCCAGAACCTAACAAACCTGTCCCAGGTCCCAAGCCACGGCTCACTCCCAAACCTTTTGCTGTGGAGAGAAACCCTACTATTAAGCCCATACTTGCTCCGAAGCCCCATACCAAGCCCCGACCAGAGTCCACTCGCCTCCCTGGATATAAACCAGAGCTTCCACCAAGTCCAAAACCACAGCAACCAGTTCCTGCTGTCAAACCCAGGCCAGTGTCAACTAATCCGAACCGACCTGCCCCCACCGCCTTTAAAACATCTAATAAGTTGAACGCTGGACAAACAACCAAGCCAGTAGTCCAGCCTTTTAAACCAGCCCCTTCTCTTGACTCTGGAGACCCCAGTAAACCTATTCCTCCTCTAGCAGCAGAGAGGTGGAAACCTGGTTTATCCAACTTGGCCTATTCTAAGAGCCTTAAACAACTTCCAGCAGCAGAGTGGTCTGGAACCACTAAAAATGAAGATGAGAAGGACCAGTTGACACCCAGCAAAGGTGGGACCTCCATTACCAGGGCCAAGTCCATGGGGTTTCTCGTTCAGGTAGggcaggaggaagaagaaaaggaaaaagctaACCCTGAGGCAGCAGTGCCACTGCGGCCGCAGCCCAGAAGCTCCAGGCCCAGACCTGTATCAGCCATTTTCCTGGATAGTCctacaaagacagagacacCAGTTCCTGCCCCTCGCTGGGCCAGACGACCACTTTCAGCTGATCTCACGGCCAAGTTTGAGTCAATTGGTCTGTCACTGCACCGTAAAACTCCCAAGGCAAATACTAAGGAGAACACTCCTGAGGAGAAGGCACTGCCACTGAAGAGAGAGCAGGAAAAAACCCCTAAGAGCACCTCACCACAAAGCACTGATGGTGTAGCTCCGTCTGCTGTCTCAGACcaaagcaacaaaaagacagaagaaaTGACTGTGAAAGAGACCGATGAGGATAAGCGTGCAGTTAGCATCAAGTCACGAATCAGTCTTCTCCTCGATTCCTCATCCTCTCCTGAGACAGTTGTCATAGGCCAAGGGTCAGATCTCCACTCTCCAGTGCAGCCGGTCCCTGAACCCGAACCAACAGTGGGTGTCAAACAGCTCATCAAACAGCTGACAGAGGACACAACACCAACTCAGAGCCCTGTTGTGAAACCACCACTGAGGCCCCGCCCCTTGCCCCTCGACCTGACTAAAAG GTTTTCATCTGAGTGGTCACCAGACCTTGGCAGTGTTTCCCTCAGTGAGGCACCAGACCATCATGAGATCAGCAAAGATCCTCAGTGGAGG ACCGAAGATTCAGCTCTCACCCCTAGTGACCAGAGGACATTTGTGGATTTGAAAGATTCCCAAGTGCAGCTCAAAAATGCCTCCACGCCTGAAACACCTGAGGCGGGACAGAAGTTTGGCGCCACTTCCAAGGAAAGTGGTCCCAGCAGTGACGTACAGACAGTGAGAGCAtccttgtttgaaaatgttgtgGAGAGGCACAGTGTGCTAATGGTGGAGGACAGCAAGCCATCAAACAAGGCTAACGATTCACTCAGCAGCCCGTCATTTAAGAGAGGAACTGGTGAAGATGAGGGAACTCTGGTCACTGCCACTTACAAAGAGCCTGTATCTCCATCAAGTCCCCTACGGGTGTTACATGCCTTTGACACTGTGCAGGCAGTGGAAGAGAACAGGGCAGTAAGTGAGAACATCCCATCAGCTCAGCGGGAGGATAAGGCCATGACGCTGCGCTCCAGGCGCTCAGAAGGGAGCAGGCCGGTGGCAGACAGGACTGGTTTAGCACAAGGCGAACCAGCTGTGGCTGCGATGCCAGAACCGCAGCCTCGATATCTTAGAGTCGGAGCCTTGCCTAAGTGGAATAATACAGGTCCCGAACAAGAGGCTAGTGTGGATAAAGGGATGCTAAAGGAATCACAAAGGGAAGGAGAAGTGGCGTTGCATCAAGACAGAGGGaggcacagagaggcagaacaGGAGGAAGTGGCTGCAGCTCCTAAACGTTTGAAAATGCTGCAGGCAGAAGAACAGCCGAAACCCAGGGCAACTTACTTTGCTCTGACTGGACAAATACAGGAGCCCGTTTCTCCTGTAGATCCAGGATCAAAGATAGAGGATATGAATGTGCACTTTGATGAATTCTCTGTGAGGTCTGCAGCAGGTAGCTCTCAAGGGAAGGTCCTTCCAATAAAGAGGAATCCATCATTTGAAGAAGCATTTGGAAAAACCTCTCAAGATCAAGTTGAGGAGTTGATGATGAGGAGTCACATGTCCCACAGGGAGATTAGATCAGCGTTGGACAGACAGACGACAGAGGAAATGATTGAAGTTGAAAAGAAACGAGAACTAAAAAAGGAGACTGAAAGACACATGGCAAAAATGAGAGAGCTTGAGAGGGAAAAACAGAGACACCTGGAAATGGAGAAAGAAGCACATTTAGAATTTGCACGAATGAAGGAGAGGGAGATGCAAAGAGAATATGAAAGGCAAAGACAGAAGGCCTTTGAGAAGGAGAAACAGGAGTTTGAGGAGAAACAACGTGCACTAGAGCTTGAAAAAGAGAAACTGCAAGAAAttgagagaaaaagacaaagagaactTGAAAAAGAAAG GCAAAGACaacttgaaaaagaaaaacaagagttGGAGCGACAGAAGAAgattgaaagagagaaactgcGAGAGCAGGAAAGGGATAGACAGCAGGAACTGGAGAGGCAAAGACAAAGGGAGGAAGAGCGACAGAGAGAACTCGACAAGGAgagaaagctgctggaaatccaaaaggagaaacagagaatggaggagctggagagacaGCAACTCTTAGAGTTTAAGAAacagaaggagaaagaaaaggagaggcaGCAGATCCTGGAGCTTGAGAAGCAGAGACTTAGAGAGaaggtggagagagaggaggctgAGAAAATTAAACAGATGGCATTAGAACAGGAAATGTTAAGACTGAGAGAGCTtgaaaaagaaagggaaagacaaaaggagatggagagggagcGTCAGAAAGAGATTGAGAGggaaaagcagagagagcaggagagacagagacaaagagatttagaaagggagagacagagacaactTGATATTGAGAGACAGGAACTAGAAAACCAGAGACTGAGACAACGAGAGATGGAGAAGGAAAAGCAGAGGAAGGAGGAGTTAGAGAGATttaaagagatggagagaagacAGCTCTTGGAGTTGGAAAAGCAAaggcaggcagagagggagagacaacaaATTATGGAGCTTGAGAAGCGTAGACTGAGGGAGAGGATGGAAAGGGAGGAGGCagagaaaatgagacagatagcCAAACAGcaagaggcagagaggcagcgactaaaagaaaaacagaagaaagagGAGCAAGAGAGGGCCAGGTTAGAGTCCTCACCTCTCAGGCCGAAAGTGTTGGATCTGGACTCTGTGCTCCGAAATGACCCATTTTCGAAGGCTACTCCTCAACGCAGTGACCCTTCAACACGTTGGAAGGAGCCATCTCCAAGAGCAGAAGAGTCTTACAAACCTGCCATCCTTGACATAGACTCTTTCACATCTCAAAGTCAGCTCTTCCCCAGTAAAGACTTGTTTCCTTTTTCTGGTATTCAGGGTGGAGATGCTGGGTTTGGAGCTAGATTACAGCCAACACCTGATGTAGATGTTAGCTGGAGGGTGCCACCACAGACTTCACTAGGTTTCACAAGCCCAGTATGGACAACGTCTCCTCAGGACCCGTGGGAGCTGCGGCCTGTTGAGATGTCTGTGGACAAACCCATGGCTGAACCCAGAAAACATGGCAACAAAGTCAGCCTAGAGCAACTCCTCCTCAGGCAGGAGGAGCGGCACCTGGCTCCACAGAGGCCTTGGCCTGCTGCGCTCGATGAGCCACATCAGTTGGCCCCTCTTTCCTGGACAGAAGCCAAAAGTGGAGGCTCTACAGGTGGACTCTCCAGCAGTGCTTCTGTAGAGCAGATATGGCTTCCCAGAGAGTCACGGGCTCAAGACAGCAGTGGAGAGGTCCGTAGCCACAGGAGGTCACAGGGATCTCAG gaGTTAAACAGGATGCGCTCTCGCAGCGTGTCACGGCGATCAGCTCCTTCAAGTGTTGCTGTGGAGGGAAGCCTTTCCAGGATGAGGAGTCGCAGCGCTCACAGAGAGCAGGACCGCAACAGTTGG GTGCAGCAGAAGCAAAGTGGCAGTGGTGACGAGGAGGGGAAGGACTCTGGAACACCGGCCCGTGACACTGACAGTCAGTATGGAACCTGGGAGACAGGACTGCGCACCGATGACAG CCTCACTCCTGCCACTCCTAGTTCAGAGAGCAATCTCAGCCCTTCACCAAGGAAGCCCACTCCCGCACACACACCTGAAGATCCTGCCTCACAGTTTGATACTGACACTGTGAACAGCCTCCTTCCTTCATCCTCATCTGAGAGCCAGCCACTCCCTTTCCCTGAT GTCCCTGTCACTCTGTTAGACACTAGTGCTCTTCGCTCCAGAGCCCAGCTGGGGAAGAAACGAGCACCACGGACACGGCCCTCCAGAGCTGCCAGACAGAGTGCtccacagagagaggaagaaaccaCTGAGGACTGGCGTTACAGAGACTCCACAG AGGCAAAGGTTGAGAGTAAGGACGCTGACTCGGACTCAGAGGAGCAGGCCAGAGGAGCTGACTCCAGCCCTGCTCTTTCCTCTCAGCCACAGAGGATCGCCCTGTTCCCTGGGATGGACCCTTCAGCTTTAAAG GCCCAGCTGAAGAAGAGGGGTGACTCTGACAATCAAATCGATGGagcttcttcctctccctcccagcTTTCTCGCTCTCCCAAGTCCCCCTTCCTTGCCAGGGCAGCACGTGTACTGCCCCCACCTGGCGGGAAAGAGAATGG CGAGGAGGACTCACCCCAGTGGTTGAAAGAGCTGAAGTCCAAGAAGCGCTTGAGTCAGTATGAAAATGAGAGCTAA
- the LOC126394402 gene encoding beta-crystallin B3-like, with product MELDGAAPTGDPVEEQWIRRMSEQQSAPEQLAAGKSQGGAGATYKVLLFEFENFQGCKAEFSSECKDVTEKGLEKVGSVIVESGPWAGYDRHGFTGEQFILEKGEYPRWDTWTNSQNSYSLLSLRPLKVDSADHKLHLYENPGFTGRKMEIVDDDVPSLWGHGFQDRVASVKALNGTWVGYMYPGYRGRQFIFERGDFKHWNDWEAPAPQIQSVRRVRDMQWHKRGCFTVPDPAPAPGPGPVPGPDPDPAPAPPAPPATAGAS from the exons ATGGAGTTAGATGGTGCTGCACCAACTGGAGACCCAG TGGAGGAGCAGTGGATCAGGAGGAtgtcggagcagcagagcgccccAGAGCAGCTGGCTGCTGGGAAGAGCCAGGGTGGAGCTGGAGCCACATATAAG GTGTTGCTGTTTGAGTTTGAGAACTTTCAGGGCTGCAAGGCGGAGTTTTCCTCAGAGTGTAAAGATGTGACAGAGAAGGGACTGGAGAAGGTTGGATCTGTGATAGTTGAGTCAGGACC CTGGGCGGGTTATGATCGGCATGGCTTCACAGGGGAGCAGTTTATTCTGGAGAAGGGCGAGTATCCACGCTGGGACACCTGGACCAACAGTCAGAACAGCTACTCCCTCTTGTCTCTAAGGCCACTCAAAGTG GACAGTGCTGATCATAAGCTACACCTGTATGAGAACCCTGGATTTACTGGTAGAAAGATGGAGATCGTTGATGATGATGTGCCCAGTTTGTGGGGCCATGGTTTTCAGGATCGCGTGGCAAGTGTCAAGGCTCTTAACGGAAC ATGGGTTGGCTACATGTACCCAGGCTACAGGGGGCGCCAGTTTATCTTCGAGCGAGGAGATTTCAAGCACTGGAACGACTGGGAGGCCCCTGCACCTCAGATCCAGTCAGTCCGACGTGTGCGGGACATGCAGTGGCACAAGAGGGGCTGTTTCACTGTTCCTGACCCAGCTCCGGCTCCCGGCCCTGGCCCCGTCCCCGGCCCTGACCCCGACCCTGCCCCAGCACCTCCCGCCCCTC